The DNA window AAAAGGGCCTTGCCGTTCGCCGCGCCGTGGTGGGCAGCGAATATGTCGACAAGTCTCTCGCCGAGGCCGACGACTTCACCCGGCCGCTGCAGGACCTGGTGACCCGCTACTGCTGGGGCGATATCTGGAACCGTCCGGGGCTGGAACGCCGCGAGCGCTCCATCATCAACCTTGCCATGCTCGCGGCCCTCAACCGGCCGCACGAACTGAAGCTGCACGTGCGCGGTGCGCTCAACAACGGCCTGACACGCGAGGAAATCCGCGAGATCTTCTTGCAGGT is part of the Hartmannibacter diazotrophicus genome and encodes:
- the pcaC gene encoding 4-carboxymuconolactone decarboxylase, which translates into the protein MTDDLYEKGLAVRRAVVGSEYVDKSLAEADDFTRPLQDLVTRYCWGDIWNRPGLERRERSIINLAMLAALNRPHELKLHVRGALNNGLTREEIREIFLQVAIYCGVPASLDSFRVAKEVFAELDKKPAG